Proteins co-encoded in one Euleptes europaea isolate rEulEur1 chromosome 1, rEulEur1.hap1, whole genome shotgun sequence genomic window:
- the LOC130482099 gene encoding olfactory receptor 2G3-like, protein MNWLHDSVVGEFILLGVADRPRLEMVLFAVILFCYTVTLLGNTTIIAVSQLVPSLRTPMYFFLSNLSFLDLCYTTSIGPQILMHFWREKKTITYAACAVQLFISLGLGSTECVLLAVMAYDRYAAVCQPLRYTAIMSHSVCSTMAAASWMSGFGNSLVQTAMTMTLPLCGHNEVDHFFCEVPALLKLACVDTSVNEAELFGISVVFLLVPLGLIIVSYGYITVAVLRIRSAKGRRKAFNTCVSHLTVVLLFYGSAIFSYLQPPSRYSRDQGKMMSLFYTLIVPMLNPLIYTLRNKEVHRALRRLMGRDSTA, encoded by the exons acagtgttgtgg GAGAATTCATCTTACTGGGAGTGGCTGACCGCCCTCGCTTGGAGATGGTGCTctttgcagtcatcttgttctgCTACACAGTGACCCTCCTTGGCAACACAACCATCATTGCGGTGTCCCAACTGGTTCCCAGTCTTCGcacccccatgtatttcttcctcagCAATCTCTCCTTTCTGGACCTCTGTTACACAACCAGTATTGGCCCCCAGATCCTGATGCAtttctggagggaaaaaaagaccATTACTTATGCTGCCTGTGCAGTACAGTTGTTCATCTCCCTTGGTCTGGGCTCCACAGAGTGTGTTCTGTTGGCAGTCATGGCTTATGACCGCTATGCAGCGGTCTGCCAACCTCTGCGCTACACTGCCATCATGAGCCATTCAGTGTGTTCCACAATGGCGGCTGCCTCCTGGATGAGCGGCTTCGGCAACTCACTAGTGCAGACGGCAATGACTATGACTCTCCCGTTGTGTGGACACAACGAGGTggaccatttcttctgtgaagTGCCGGCTTTGCTCAAACTGGCTTGTGTGGACACTTCAGTCAACGAGGCCGAGCTCTTTGGGATCAGTGTTGTCTTCCTTCTGGTACCACTTGGGCTCATCATAGTCTCATACGGCTATATCACAGTTGCCGTACTGAGGATCCGCTCAGCCAAAGGCAGGCGCAAGGCTTTCAACACCTGTGTCTCCCACCTGACCGTGGTGTTGCTCTTCTACGGCTCAGCAATTTTTAGTTATCTCCAGCCTCCTTCCAGGTACTCCCGTGACCAAGGCAAAATGATGTCCCTGTTCTATACGTTGATTGTTCCAATGCTTAACCCTTTAATCTATACACTGAGGAACAAAGAGGTCCACAGAGCTCTAAGAAGACTAATGGGCAGGGATTCAACAGCTTAG